The window CCCGGAAGGGAGTCGTGGCACGGCGAGATGCCGGAGGTCCGGGCGCACGTCGATCTTGTTGTCCGCGCGATCGAGCAACTAGCCGCGCGGGACGGGCAGTAGGAACCGGATCGTCCACATAAGGCGACAACTGGCGATCGCCCTGGCCAGGCCGATCGTGCGCCGTCGCAACTAATGTGATGAAAGAGCGCCACAGGGGGCGTACGCCGGGATACGCTCCCCGCGCACCCACGTTCGAGTCCGCGCCCGTGGGGGCCGGTCAACCCCGGCCTGGTCGTGTGCGGGTTCAGCGGAGCCCAAACGCGAGAGACATACCGTCCGGTCTGACGCTCCACCCCTCACCGTGACCCGGTGAGACCAGCCGATCCCGGAAGGCTCCACGCGCCCGGGCACCGGCCAATCCTGGCGTCCGCCACCGGTACGTACGCGTAGTACGAGCCCTTCCGGTGCGGCGCCCCGAACCCCCTTGTCAAGGCAGCCTCGGCGCGACCTCGGCACCGAACAGAGCACAACGGCCTCCGCCCTGGAACCGTGCGCTGCGGACGTCTCCCTCACGATCTGCCGTTCCGGCAGGGCGTGGACGACGGCCGTCGGGCGCCCGGCGCACAAGCGGCCGCCGAGTCCCACCGACTGCCTGTCACCCAGTGAGGAACAATGAGCATGCGCGCCCGCACCACCGTAGCTGCGGCCATATCCACGGTCCTGACCCTCTCTCTCGCCTCATGCGGTGAGGGTTCCGACGCCGGCAGCGGTGACGGGACCGCGTCCGTGGGGATCGCCATGCCCACGAAGACGTCGCAGCGGTGGATCGACGACGGTCGGAACATGGTCGACGAGCTCAAGGGGTTCGGATACACCACCACCCTGAAGTACGCCGACAACGACCCGAAGAACCAGGTCGCGCAGGTGGAGGCCATGATCAACGACGGCGTGGACGCCCTGGTCATCGCCTCGGTCGACGGACGCGCCTTCACCAAGGTCCTGAGCAGAGCGAAGGACGCCGGCATCCCCGTGATCTCCTACGACCGGCTGATCCTCGGCAGCGACGCCGTCAACTACTACGCGTCCTTCGACAACGTGAAGGTCGGCTCGCAGCAGGCCGACTTCATCGTGGAGTCGCTGGGGCTGGTCAACGGCAGCGGCAAGGGCCCGTTCACCATCGAGCTCTTCGCGGGTTCGCCCGACGACAACAACACGCGCTACTTCTACGACGCCTCGATGGAAGTCCTGGAGCCGTATATCCAGAACGGCGACCTGATCGTCAGATCCGGGGAGACCGATCTCGACCAGGTGACCACCCTCCGCTGGGACGGCCCCACGGCGGAGAAGCGCATGAACAAGATCCTCGACTCGAAGTACAACGGCCAGACCATCGACGCGGTCCTCTCGCCGTACGACGGAATGTCCATCGGCATCCTCAACGCGCTGAAGGAGCACGGGTACGGAGGCGCGGGGAAGCCGCTGCCCATCGTCACCGGCCAGGACGCCGAGGCTCCCTCCATCAAGTCCATCGTGGAGGGCGAGCAGACCCAGACCGTCTACAAGGACACCCGCGAGCTGGCACTGGTCACCTCCTACATGGTCAACTCCGTCGTTCACGACAAGAAGCCTGCGGTCAACGACACCAGGACGTACGACAACGGCAAGAAGGTCGTGCCCGCGTACCTCCTGGAGCCGGTCAGCGTCGACAAGGGCAACTACGAGCAGGTGCTCATCGACTCGGGCTACATGAAGAAGAGCGACCTGAAGTGAACCGTGCCTGAAGTGAACCGTGAACGCCTGTGGGGCGGGGAGATCTCTCCCCGCCCCACAGGCGTTCGTACGGAGGTTGGGGCCGGCGTCAGTTGACGAAGACCGCCGGGCTGCCGGTCTGCGTTGTGTCGGTGACCGGGGCGTACTTGGCGGTGAAGAAGCCGTTGCTGAAGCACAGCGACGAGCCGGAGAACTTCGTGAACTGCTGCTTGCTGAACGAGATGCTGTTGTCGGCGTTGTCGGCCGTGCCGGACAGACTGGGCGCGCGGTAGACACAGGTGATGCTGCCGAGAAGCGTGCGCAGTACGACGGTTGTCTGGATGGACGAGCCGTCGGCGGGTGTGATGGTGACCGAGCCGTCGGAACCCACGGCCGAGGTGTAGGGCAGGTTGTCGACCTTGATGCTGGTGACCCCGAGCACGCCGACGACATTGCTGGTGCAACTGCTGCTGTCGAAGGTGTGCTCGGTGACCGACTCGGTGGCCGTACCGGGCGCCGTCGGGTTGTCGACGACCGAGGCGACGAACTTCGACGACGTGCAGGACAGACCGCTCGTGCCGGTGCTGCTGGAGTAGAGCGTGGCGCTGGTGCCGGCGGCCAGCGAGGAGTTGAGTACGGCTCCGGCCGCGACGGCCGTGCCGCCGGCGCCGCCGGTGGTCAGGACCGAGCCGTCGGCCGCGGAGGCCGGGCCGGCCGCCGAGAGGGCGAGCGCCGTGACGGCGGCGGACAGGGCGAGGGAAGTCCGAGTACGCATGCGGGTGCCTCATTCCGAGAGTGGGGTGGGGGAACTGGGCCGCCACCGGCCCGTCGCGCCTTCTCCGTACGCGACGGACCGGCGGTGGCTGCCGGGAGATTGGCCGGAGGCGTCGAGGGACGGCCTCCGGCGCGGGACCGGCGGTAGGGCGACCGGGCGCGGTCCAGGAGGGGGAAAGTGACCGTGCCGGTGCCATGGAGGAGTGGATGCGGGCCGCACGTGCGATCGGCCGGCCGTGGGTCGGGTCTGTCGACCACGTGACCGGCCTGCCGACCGTGTGACGGGATGGAGCCCGGGAGTCGACGTGCGCCGCAGGGCGGATCCGGCGCCACGGATCCGTGCTAACCAGGGAGAGTTGTAAACCTGAGCGATGTTCAACGTCAAGGTGCTGCAAGGAAGTTGACGAATGTTCAATGTCCGCGCGGCGCACGGAAGTTGACGTTGGACCGCGTGCGCGGCAGGGCCCTCCACGCCTCCGTCACATCTCCGACTTCCTTTTTCCACAAGGTCCTTGACCCTCGTCACTTACCGGGGGTAACTTCCGTCGCGGTTACTGCTGCGTAACGAGAAAGCCCTTGCGCCCACCGGGAGGTGTGAGGAGGCGTACGCCGTAGGCGCTGTCCGCGCCAGGACAACGTGCCACTGAAGCCCTACCCGCACTGATACATGCCCCTGGGAGCAGAAAATGGCCTCGTCCTCGGACGCCACCTCGTCAGCCGGTTCCACCCCCGAGCCCTCCGAAGTGTCGGAAAGCGGTTCCATTTCGGAGAGCCCTGAGGGTTCCGAGAGACGCGGGCGGGTCCGTCTGCGCCGCGCCGCGGTGATGGCGGTGCCTGCCACCGCGGTAGCGGCCGGCCTGATGATCATGACCGCCCAGGGGGCCCTGGGTGTGCAGTTCGCGATCTCCGGCATGCCGTTCACCGTCACCGCGACCAACCTCGACGGCGAGGGCTTCGCACAGTTCGGCGGCCTCGACGAGATGGCTCCGGGCAGCCCCAACGAGGGTGAGACCGGCGGCCAGGTCCTGGTGGTGGTCTCCGCGATCAAGAAGGCGACCCTCACCAAGCTCTGTCAGAGCGTCGACCTCGGCGGCACGAACCTGCTCATCAGGGCCGGGGAAGGCAGCCAGAAGGTGTCCGCGGTCAACCTCACCACCGACTCCACCGAGTTGTCCGGCGACGCCTCCTTCGACAACATCGAGATCGGCAACGACGCCAGCACGCTCGACAAGTCCCACGCGCAGGGCCCGAAGGGTGTCTTCAGCCAGCAGGCCGACACCGTCCACATCGGCAACCTGCGGCAGACCAACTACGCCACCACGGCTGCGGTGTTCAAGCTTCCCGGTCTGAAGCTGAGCTTCAGCGACAAGGGCTGCTGATGGTCGCCTTCCGGCGCTGGCGTGCGGTCCGTCCGTTCTGGGGCGGGCTGCTGCTCGCCCTGGGCGGGGCGGAGATCCTGGTCACGGAGAAGGCGTCGCTGAAGGTCGTCATGCACATCGGCATGCAGGGCCTGGCCGGCTACCTCCTGCCGACCCTGATGCTGATTCTCGGCCTGCTGATCCTCTTCAACCCCACGCAACGCCTCTTCTACTCGATCCTTGGTGCCCTGCTCTCCCTGGGAACCTGGGTCACCTCGAACCTGGGCGGCTTCTTCATCGGGCTCGTCCTCGGCGTCGTCGGCAGCTGCCTGGCCTTCGGCTGGCTGCCGGACCAGGAACCGCGGCGCGCCCGCTCGTGGCGGCGCCGCCGGCAGGAGCCGGTACCTCTTCCGTAGCGTGTCGGGGCGCCGTGGCAGGCGGCGCCCCTGCGGAGGGTCACTGCACGCCGTGCGGGCGGAACTGGACACTGATCCGGGGACCCGCCGCCCGGGCGCTCTTGGGGATCGCGTGTTCCCAGGTGCGCTGGCACGAGCCACCCATCACGATCAGGTCGCCGTGCCCGAGCGGGCGCCGCACCGGGGTGCCGCCCCGCCTGGGCCGTAGCAGCAGGTCGCGCGGAGCGCCCACGGAGAGGATGGCGACCATCGTGTCCTCGCGGGCGCCCCGGCCGATCCGGTCCCCGTGCCAGGCCACGCTGTCCCGGCCGTCCCGGTAGAAGCAGAGCCCGGCGGTCGTGAACGGTTCCCCCAGCTCGTCGGCGTAGTGGGCGGACAGGGCATCGCGGGCCTCGTCCAGGACGGGGTCCGGCAGCGCGTCGCCGGCACCGTAGAACGCGAGCAGCCGCGGTACGTCCACCATGTGCTCGTACATCTGCCGCCGCTCGGCCCGCCAGGGCACCTCGTCGGCCAGCCGTGCGAACAGTGCGTCCGCCCCGTGCAGCCAGCCCGGCAGCAGATCGATCCACGCCCCGTCGCCGAGCGCGGTCCGGCGCAGCCCGTCGAGCGGGCCGAGGCGGACCTCGTCGGTCTGGTCGAACAGTGAACCCTGGAGGTGCGTGGACATGCTTCGAGCGTACCCACATATTCGAATGTGTGTGCCATCCGGGATGGTGGCCGGGACAAAGCCCGGAAACTTGTCGAATGCGCCGGGTCCCGATCGACGCAAGGGTGAAGACCGCACCCCCAGGACTCAGGAGCACCCATCGTGACCGTAACCGCGGATATGGCCATCTCCCTCGACGGATTCATCGCAGGCACCGGCGTCACCATCGACAACCCCGGCGGCGACGGCGCCGAGCCGCTCTTCGAGTGGATCCACAACCTGGCGAGCTGGCGAGAGCGCCAGGGCATGACCGGCGGGGAGGAGAACCGCGACTCCGAGCTGATGCGCGAGTGGTTCGACGCCACCGGAGCGGTGGTCATGGGCCGGACGATGTACGACACCGGCGAGGAGTTCTGGGGCGACAACCCGCCGTTCCGGACCCCGGTCTTCGTCCTCACCCACCGGCCCCGGCCGACCCTCGTCAAAGAGGGCGGCACCACCTTCACCTTCGTCACCGACGGTATCCACAGCGCGCTCGACCGGGCGAAGGCAGCCGCGGGGGACAGGAACGTCGACATCGCGGGCGGGGCGAGCACCGTGCAGCAGTACCTCAGGGAGGGGCTCATCGACGAGCTGCAGCTGCACGTGGTGCCGACGCTCCTCGGCGAGGGACTGCGGCTCTTCGAGGGGCTGGGTGCCGGGCGGCGCCTCGAACCCGTCAGCGTGGTCGGCACGCCACTGGCCACCCACCTGAAGTACCGCTTCGTGAAGTGACCGCGCTTCGTGCCGACGCGCGACGACCGACCCCAACACCGCGCCGGCGTATGTCGGTTCGGTCGGATCGGTGTCGGGCGTCGGGGCCCGTGACCGGCTGTCTTCGACCGGTTCACTTCATCGAGGGAGGGGGCGTGAGCGGCGCTGGCATACTCTGCGAATGACATCGATGGATCCGTTCCGCGACGAAGCTCGCGGTCGTGGATTACCCGAGGACGAGGTCGAGCGGTGGCTCGACACCGCCCGTCGCTGCGCGATGCTGAACCTCGCCGGTGAGACGCCGCCCGACGACCCGCCGGCCGGACGGCTCGGCGGGTTGCCGCCGATGCCCGACGACGAGCCCGTTCCGGACCTGCCGTTCCTCGCCTCGGTCGACCTCGCGGCCATCCCGCCGGGCGCGACGGACATCCCGCTGCCCGAGAACGGCACGCTGCTGTTCTTCGCGGACACGGAGGACCCGTGGAGCGACGACGACTGGCACCGGCTCGTCTACGTCCCTGTCGGCACGCCCGTCTCCGAACGCGCTTCGAGCTGCGAGTGGCTGCCGGAGGTCAGCCCGGCCCGGAATCTGCATCTGACGATCACGCCCTCGCTGCCCAACCGCGGTTCGGACACGGAGGAGTTCCCGCACGGCAGCGAGCTGGGCTCGGTGTGGTGGAAGACCTGCGGGGAGATGACGACGGACGGACCGGTGCAGTTGGGCGGTTGCCCCTGGGTCTGGAACGCGGATCCCCTCACGGACCACGACCACGGCCCGGGCGACTGGGTGCTGCTCGCGGAGGTCGGGGGCGACGGCGTGACCGAGGGCGACCTGGGCATCGTCCACTGGGTGATTCGCCGGGACGACCTGGCCGGCCGCCACTTCGACCGGGCCCGGGCCCACTTCGACATGGTCGGCTGAAGCGGCCTCGGACGCGGTGCACTCACCCCGGCTTGCAGGGCTCCAAGTTGCCTCCCGTGTATCGGAATTGAGGGCCTCAGGGGCGTCCGGAACGGGGTCGTAGGCGGCTTCGCCGGCCCCTCGGGCGCGTTCCGGGCATGGTGCGCGGGTCCTGGGTCGTCCACATCCGGGCATGCCCTCACCCGCCCGTCCGCGGCTTTGGCGCAACCGCTCTGACCTGGTGTTTTCCTGGATTCCACCTAGGCTGGTGAGGTCAGCCGGACGCCATGGGAGGGGTCTTTGTGAGTGGGGAAAGCACGGGCTACGACGCTGCCGACATCGAGGTGCTTGAGGGGCGGGAAGCCATTCGGAAGCGGCCCGGGATGTGGGTCGGCTCGACCGGTGAACGCGGCCCGCATCAAATGGTGTTCGAGGTCGTCGGCCGGGCGGTGAACCAGGTCCTGGTCGGCGGGAGTGGCAGCCGCAATGGCAATGGCAATGGCAATGGGAATGGCAGCGGCAGTGGCAGGGGCAGTGGCTTCGTCGATGTCACGCTCACGTCCGACGGTGGCGTGCGGGTCGCCGACGACGGGCCGGGGCGTCCCTTCGAGGCCGCCGGGGAGAGCGGCGGCCCGGACCTCGAAGCGCTGCTGACCAGCTTCCATGCCGGGCCCGAGCTCAGTGGCCGGAACATCACAGACGTGGGCCAATTCCGCGCGGGGCTCTTCGTCGTCAACGCCCTGTCGAGTCGGCTGACGGCCGAGGTGCGGGGCGAGGGGGGCCACCGGGTCCATGAGTACGCGCGCGGTGTCGAGGTCGCCACGCCCGCCGCCGTGGGGTCGGCGACCGGAAGCGGGACGACCATCGCCTTCTGGCCCGACAGCGAGATCTTCGAGACGCCGCGGTGCTCTTTCGCCGTGCTGGCGGAGCGATTCCGGCAGGTGGCCTTCCTCAACCGGGGCCTGGGGATCTCGCTGACCGACGAACGCCCGGCGGGCGGGGCGCGGGCGGTGTCGTTCCGGTTCCCTGAGGGAGTTCGGGACTTCGTGGCCGCCCTCGACGCGGAGACGGGGTCGGGGGTCCAGCCGGACGTTGTCGGCTTCGAGCGCGAGGACCCACGGATGGCGGGGACGATGGAGGTGGCCCTGCTGTGGACCGGCTCCCGCGAGGAACGGATACTCGGCTTCGCCAACAGCCGGGCCACTCGCGAGGGCGGCACGCATGTGGACGGTTTCCGCGACGGAGTGGCGGCCGCGGTCATCGCGTACGCACGGGACCGGGGGTTGCCGGGAGCGGACCTTGATCCCCGCGACGGCCGGATCTGCGGGAGCCTCATGGCAGTTGTGTCGGTGAAGCTCGACCATCCCGAGTTCCTCGGCGCCACCCGCGGGCTGCTGGGCAACACCGACGTGCGGGACTGTGTGGGGGAGGCCGTCCGGGAACACCTCGGAAACTGGTTCGAGGAGCAGCCGGAGCGGGCCTCGGAGTTCGTCGACCGAATCGTCCGGGGCATCCACCAGGACTGAACAACTCGGCGACGCTGTCATCGGCTGACCCTCGCCCTGCAGTCGGAGCAGGCGCGGATGTCACTCTCGGCTGGTGTCGATGATGCAGAAACGGTTGCCGTCGGGGTCGGCCAGGACTACGAAGTCCGGGTCGTCGGGATACAGGTCCCAGTCGACCCGCTGGGCGCCGAGGGACACCAGGCGATCGACCTCGGCGGCCTGATCCGCCGCGTCCCCGGCGTAGAGGTCCAGATGGACGCGCGGATGCTCCTGTACCGGTGTCTCGCTCAGGCCGAGCGCCAGTTGGGGGCCGGTCCCTTGGGCTGGCACCAGCACCACCCAGTCGTCCTCCGGCTCGTCGCGCGGGACGTACCCGAGAGCCTCCATCCAGAATGCGGTCGCACGCCGGACATCCCCTACACCCAACACCACGGATCCGATCTTCAGCATGCGCCGAGTGAAGCAGATGTTCGTTGGTGAGGGGCTCCCTTTTTTTGGTGCCCTGTCCTGGTGCGGGGTGCGGGGTGCGGGGTGCGGGGTGCGGGGTGCGAGTGCAGGTCGTGCGTCGTTCGCGTCAGGTTCGGCCGGGGCCGCCGCTGTCGAAGCCTCCGCCGCTGTTCTCGTTCCAGCTCGGGGGCTTCTGCTTCGCCGCGCGGCGGGTCCGGCCGGTTCCGTGGCCGGGGAGCCGGTGCGAGGTCAGCCGGTGGTTGCCGTGGGGCATCTCGGCGGGCTCGCGTCGTTCGCGCACCTCGCCCACGGGGCCCGAGTCGGGCAGCCGGGGCTGTTCATCGGGGCGAGGCGGGCCGGGCTCCTGGGAGCGCATCCGGCGGCCCCACCACACGGCCCAGATCAGGCCGCCGACGAGGACGACGCCCACCAGGAACGGGACCACTCCGCCCACCACCGCGCCGGAGAGGGCCAGTTGTGTCGTGTCGTTGTCCATCGTCGGCGGGTACCCGGCATCGCGTACCGAAACAGAACCCCGTCCACCCGAGGCCCGGACACGCGCAGCGCATGCCTTCCCGTAGCGGTTTTCGATATATCTGCTTCCGATATCTGCGCGGCAAATTCGCGGGAGCGTGCCTATCGATTCGATTCGCTCCACGCCGTCGCTTTGCGTAACCATTCGATTATTGATTGTCGCGGCGGGCCCTCGATATTCTGCGCTTCGTTTTGAAATGTCCGAATGTGGGAAGTCGGACTATTAGTGCTTCGGACAGGAGGCACGTCCGTGGGAGCTGGCTCCGCCAGATCGCGGGTGTGTCCATGGCGGTCCGTGTGCGCGCCAACTCCCATGGTGACTGTCCCGTCGGCACCCTCTGAGGGAGATGCGACGCACCATGCGAATCACCGTCAGAACGAAGCAGCACCCGCACGACGACGCCCCCGACTCGGCCGCGGACTTCGTACGCCTGGCCGCCCTGCCCGACGGGTCCGAGCGACAGGCTCTGCGTGACGAGCTGGTCCGGGCCTGGCTGCCCATGGCGAACCGCATCGCCCTGCGATATCGGGGGCGAGGCGAGTCCGTCGAGGACCTCGGTCAGGTGGCGGCTCTCGGCCTGGTCAA is drawn from Streptomyces liliifuscus and contains these coding sequences:
- the chvE gene encoding multiple monosaccharide ABC transporter substrate-binding protein; translated protein: MSMRARTTVAAAISTVLTLSLASCGEGSDAGSGDGTASVGIAMPTKTSQRWIDDGRNMVDELKGFGYTTTLKYADNDPKNQVAQVEAMINDGVDALVIASVDGRAFTKVLSRAKDAGIPVISYDRLILGSDAVNYYASFDNVKVGSQQADFIVESLGLVNGSGKGPFTIELFAGSPDDNNTRYFYDASMEVLEPYIQNGDLIVRSGETDLDQVTTLRWDGPTAEKRMNKILDSKYNGQTIDAVLSPYDGMSIGILNALKEHGYGGAGKPLPIVTGQDAEAPSIKSIVEGEQTQTVYKDTRELALVTSYMVNSVVHDKKPAVNDTRTYDNGKKVVPAYLLEPVSVDKGNYEQVLIDSGYMKKSDLK
- a CDS encoding Tat pathway signal sequence domain protein; amino-acid sequence: MRTRTSLALSAAVTALALSAAGPASAADGSVLTTGGAGGTAVAAGAVLNSSLAAGTSATLYSSSTGTSGLSCTSSKFVASVVDNPTAPGTATESVTEHTFDSSSCTSNVVGVLGVTSIKVDNLPYTSAVGSDGSVTITPADGSSIQTTVVLRTLLGSITCVYRAPSLSGTADNADNSISFSKQQFTKFSGSSLCFSNGFFTAKYAPVTDTTQTGSPAVFVN
- a CDS encoding DUF6230 family protein, whose translation is MASSSDATSSAGSTPEPSEVSESGSISESPEGSERRGRVRLRRAAVMAVPATAVAAGLMIMTAQGALGVQFAISGMPFTVTATNLDGEGFAQFGGLDEMAPGSPNEGETGGQVLVVVSAIKKATLTKLCQSVDLGGTNLLIRAGEGSQKVSAVNLTTDSTELSGDASFDNIEIGNDASTLDKSHAQGPKGVFSQQADTVHIGNLRQTNYATTAAVFKLPGLKLSFSDKGC
- a CDS encoding DUF6114 domain-containing protein, giving the protein MVAFRRWRAVRPFWGGLLLALGGAEILVTEKASLKVVMHIGMQGLAGYLLPTLMLILGLLILFNPTQRLFYSILGALLSLGTWVTSNLGGFFIGLVLGVVGSCLAFGWLPDQEPRRARSWRRRRQEPVPLP
- a CDS encoding alpha-ketoglutarate-dependent dioxygenase AlkB, giving the protein MSTHLQGSLFDQTDEVRLGPLDGLRRTALGDGAWIDLLPGWLHGADALFARLADEVPWRAERRQMYEHMVDVPRLLAFYGAGDALPDPVLDEARDALSAHYADELGEPFTTAGLCFYRDGRDSVAWHGDRIGRGAREDTMVAILSVGAPRDLLLRPRRGGTPVRRPLGHGDLIVMGGSCQRTWEHAIPKSARAAGPRISVQFRPHGVQ
- a CDS encoding dihydrofolate reductase family protein encodes the protein MTVTADMAISLDGFIAGTGVTIDNPGGDGAEPLFEWIHNLASWRERQGMTGGEENRDSELMREWFDATGAVVMGRTMYDTGEEFWGDNPPFRTPVFVLTHRPRPTLVKEGGTTFTFVTDGIHSALDRAKAAAGDRNVDIAGGASTVQQYLREGLIDELQLHVVPTLLGEGLRLFEGLGAGRRLEPVSVVGTPLATHLKYRFVK
- a CDS encoding DUF1963 domain-containing protein, with translation MTSMDPFRDEARGRGLPEDEVERWLDTARRCAMLNLAGETPPDDPPAGRLGGLPPMPDDEPVPDLPFLASVDLAAIPPGATDIPLPENGTLLFFADTEDPWSDDDWHRLVYVPVGTPVSERASSCEWLPEVSPARNLHLTITPSLPNRGSDTEEFPHGSELGSVWWKTCGEMTTDGPVQLGGCPWVWNADPLTDHDHGPGDWVLLAEVGGDGVTEGDLGIVHWVIRRDDLAGRHFDRARAHFDMVG
- a CDS encoding DNA topoisomerase subunit B, with the protein product MSGESTGYDAADIEVLEGREAIRKRPGMWVGSTGERGPHQMVFEVVGRAVNQVLVGGSGSRNGNGNGNGNGSGSGRGSGFVDVTLTSDGGVRVADDGPGRPFEAAGESGGPDLEALLTSFHAGPELSGRNITDVGQFRAGLFVVNALSSRLTAEVRGEGGHRVHEYARGVEVATPAAVGSATGSGTTIAFWPDSEIFETPRCSFAVLAERFRQVAFLNRGLGISLTDERPAGGARAVSFRFPEGVRDFVAALDAETGSGVQPDVVGFEREDPRMAGTMEVALLWTGSREERILGFANSRATREGGTHVDGFRDGVAAAVIAYARDRGLPGADLDPRDGRICGSLMAVVSVKLDHPEFLGATRGLLGNTDVRDCVGEAVREHLGNWFEEQPERASEFVDRIVRGIHQD
- a CDS encoding VOC family protein, which codes for MLKIGSVVLGVGDVRRATAFWMEALGYVPRDEPEDDWVVLVPAQGTGPQLALGLSETPVQEHPRVHLDLYAGDAADQAAEVDRLVSLGAQRVDWDLYPDDPDFVVLADPDGNRFCIIDTSRE
- a CDS encoding DUF6479 family protein; the encoded protein is MDNDTTQLALSGAVVGGVVPFLVGVVLVGGLIWAVWWGRRMRSQEPGPPRPDEQPRLPDSGPVGEVRERREPAEMPHGNHRLTSHRLPGHGTGRTRRAAKQKPPSWNENSGGGFDSGGPGRT